tttaatggggattactcaatggagtgcagtttagtccaacttgagagacaggatagtttttattttgatttgggactcatacatatacataatatagaacgtcattgacagggagcatattttacaaaataattcttggtgttatcaaatattattgacaaaagaaaaaaaggttttttatttattatgcacagaacaacgtctgtcaggtcagctagtaatattatatatacctcACAACTTCATCCCTGTGGATTTTGATTATACTAGAGATCCCTTCCAAATTTTCGAGATGAAATGTAGCTTGTATTttcttgttatttaaaatttaattacactTAACTAAAATTAGGGATTTTAATGTCCTTATGCAGAGTTGCTTGACTTGTCAGGGGTCCAGTGATCTTTCAATGGttagatcacttggcattgaGTAGAgatgttgcttcattgtgtcttctagcACATTTACCATGGAGAGTGTTTCGAAAAgcagctgtttgacctgattcctgcagccgaattccaccttcgcacggcaCACCACCAATTCGGATGTGTATCATTccagaataataattttaaaaactgtCGTCTCCTGtcttctacagtgcggttttcgagtAACTGCCTTTCACATACTACCAAGCTGAGGAAAGAGCTCCTCTGAACATTGTTTCCAGAATGTGTACGGGTTTTTTAAGGTTTTAACCTTAAGGTGGTAACCTTAAAAAAcccgtacacctttctaaaagtgTTATAAGAGATCGAAGATGGCGGTGATAATTTAACATCATGCGACCCATATGGTTTTTTTACCTTCTCTGAGAATattcatacaatatttattgaaacCATTTACATTATTTGTTGATATATTGAGAACTGAAGCATAATAATAGTCAATTATTGTAGTCAATCTTGAATTTgtttaaatactttaattttaaacaagttaagattaaaattatacttttcTTAATCTTTGTATTATGAATTCTTTGTAATTTTGCAGGAAAGACTTGAATGCATGGGAATTAAAGATGATTTCAATTGGACGTTCAGATCTTGTACGACAAAAGCCAATCCAGAAGAAAAAGGCCAAAGCTGGGAAGGAAGAATAGGGATTCGGGTGCTCTGATATATCAACTGATCATAGCAATAAGGCTAAAAGTGATATACAATCATTTAAATCGAATAATAATGAGAAGAATACAGtacaattaaatgaaaatgacAGTATTAAACACAATTCAGGATTAGAAGATATTCAGAGCACGGGTGAAGTTAAAATTGTTGAACAAAGGACTGACAAAAATACCTCAAGTGAAAATAACGAAAGTAAGAActtaataaatagatttaagAGTTTTTTCAAGTTTTAGTTTGTAGTTTTAATCATTAGAATAAAATGCCatttattacaaattgttttgtgtgtattttattttgttcaccAGTCATTCTTGTAGGTGTTTGTAGTTCAATTAATAGCTTGCTATAGGTAGCTAATATCAATTGTAGTGGTTACTAATTGAATTAGTATCCTGCTATTTAAGAGGTTATAATCAAATAAGGACTCTTGAAGCAGGACATATTCCACTTGGATTGGATACATACACATATAggataatataactttatttaataacagtatCAATACTGTGAGTAAAGCCAtggtaataaacaaaaaatataaatatatttatgaatatatacaaaCCACACTCTTCATCTCCAAGGTCCCTTTTTGTATGGACTGACTAATTAGTGTTCTGCTATCTAGAGATTATCTAGACCAAGATTTATCACACCAGGTCCTGGTTCATTCAACATCAAATGGAAAAGGAAGGTAGCAGTTTTAGAAGCACATGGGATAATAAGGATCTTgtttgttaaaaattatgtgGGGTGCCATTATGTAGGCACTGCTCTTGTACTTCCAGGGATTCAGCCAATCACAGAGTACATTATCAACTACTCATGCAGCTGATAGGTGCTTTCCTCTACATAATATATGCCAAAGAATCCAGGTCGAAATGCTTTGGGTTTCTTTTAAAAAGTTAAGATAATAGTATAcataggtcacactaaaagttttctgtaacttaataaaacaacatattataaccaaaatattatgtttattgctcttcataaaaaaactaggtttaaaaacaaccgactccaaaaactgaaaagtatcaattaactaaaatttttatttaatacacctcttatgcaaacctttacatttaattttaacaaaatactattatttgtatatgctaCATAttgtcggtgccaagccaaatgtaaaagGTACATTCGCCACgtgtgactttgagcgggataccttcgtctagaaccaataGGACAGACACATGTAgccaacctaaataattacaataagtaagctgtttataatattaagttttattttgtttagggctgcACATAATCCTTAAGTGTTTTATTGAACAAAATAGCACCAGAACTCGGAACCCAAACGAAAAATACGAGTATGTAACTCGTATTCATAGCTTTGAAGTCAgcgccaagccctaaacaaaataaaacttaatattattaacagctTACTTATTAACGTGTGACACgtgtgtctgtccgcttgggttgttttgttctagaccaagatatcccgctcaaagtcacgcgtggcgagtgtaggtaccttctATTACATTCGGCTTAGCACCAACTTTTTAGTGTGCCCATGTATGTAAGTGGCAATTGTCTATTAACATCATTTTTCCATAATAAGAATCAATTGCGTGGTCAGAATCATGGGCTTTTTTAATAGATTGTTAAGTGTGGTAATGTTTTATTCAAACATAATTACTGTATCAGTCAAAATTATTGCTTATCATGTTACAGGATGGCACAGTAGATTAAATTTGTTTACAACATCAAAATGACTGCTTtaaatgtgaaagcattataaGGTACTATAATATATGACCCAGGTTCATATTCAGCACCTCTTCTGCCATCCTTgctattttattaaacaatatccggacgaccgagccttgttcGGATCTGTAAGAAtgtaatagtcttgtatatagtagtGCAATTTACCTTTGCATTCTAATGtcattgtagctgtttctcattaaaacacgaataaaactaaattttttaaaattgaaacctagctagatcgatttatcgctcTGAAATCCTCTGAATACtatattttatggaaattgTTGGAACCATTTGCGGGATTCAGATGATATATAATGCaataattgctcgtttaaatatataaatatccggacgaccgagccttgctcggatttttaagaatgtacaaaacttgaacaaaaaaaaaactaataggacatctggattcgaaccggggtcttctgctttccggatcacccaatgtctcatatgagctataatagtcttgtatatagtggcgaaatttacctttgtattctaatgttattgtagctgtttctcattcaaacatggataaaaccattttttttaaattgaaacctagctagatcgatttatcacccccgaaatcccctgcatacttaattttatgaaaatcgttagagccgtttccgagattcagattatatatatacaagaattgcttgtttaaagatataagatatactaCCTGATTACATTATTTCTGGACCTGATGTTGATGATGTCACATTGTCGCTGTCATTTGTTGTGAAAAACAAGCATTACTAAgatatcattattaattaataaaatacaatttattttttcagtgttatatacatattgatataaatgtgttctgttgtgatgctgattattattattataatgttgaaaaaatattgaaagaatctgggttaggtgaaaaagtatttatttttctggcagtatGATTATAAcaacacagaacaacagaaactacagaactattaacaacagaagtcaaaaagtaacaaataaaacTTCAAGAACAAAGCAATGGTAGCATGAAAATATCTGGGCGTTAATCgcaagggggtgaaaggggaactgGAAGGAGATTCACATTCCATTGAGGAGCAGAGGTATAGAGTAATGTAGTAATTATTGCATCTGTCAACATTGTTGGTTAACCTTTTGTAGGattggcctatggacttgcatcccgtgccactaaataaattaaaaaaaaaaccttttgtaGGAGACAGcacagcaaattttttttaagctattgcatagcttctatcgcgggccatgagcgtggggaccgaatccagaaattccgtaacgaaaataacctaacacttacttactagatgtatatatatttcggcacgctttttacagttgccgtggaacagcagTTATTACATATGCTCGTTGTGctgaaggtcccaggttcgagcctttttatcacgtttttttaatttttattattatgaccagcatttttatttagtttcacctgttgTCGTCTGTTATCAAAtgttgcaagttaaattttactctgttccagttttttttttattaattttattaaaaaaaatactgcataaataaaataaataaataattataattgcataagttgataaaaaatgctatgcaatagcttcaccgcggcagtccccaaGTGCCAAGTCTTTTTTCAAAGGAATTACTATAAAAGTGACagcattattacttataatacaTAAACCAATTGAGTGATCATGACCTCTTCTGCCATCCTTGCCCACTATTAATGGGAAGACATTGTATCAACATTGACCATCTTTGAGCAGCAATGTTATGTGAGATTTCAGCTGTTTCTCATGTTTAGTGATGTCAGATGTTATAATCAAGTCATTGAAGAACAGTCATGATAGAATAGAAGCTTATTGGGTACACAAAAGTAGAAACATTGAGAAATTCAGCAAttgcttttttaataataaatatcttacaTTTTTCTTGTCTTCTCTAAGggttataaatgaaaaaaagtaTGAATTCAACATGGAATCCCTTTTTTATTCCAAAgttaattacaaaattttatatattcttataagaaattaaatttatttatgttacatagttatttcattcatttaaaattattaatggtGACAAAAATGTATATAAGAAGTTCTGACATTTTCTTTGGTCTGAAAATAcctattaacataaaaatatatatctagtgttttacaactttttgtgaacattaataaataaatatcattaaatattgttgttttacTCCTTACATGGCCAATGGTTATAAACATTTGTCATTGGTTTATTGATAATGTATAAATCATCTATAATGTAAGTAAAATTCAATGGATATTAACAAATGGGATGAAGAATTCTGataaaaatgcttttttttaataaatacatattaaaaagatAAAGTACTCCACCAATAAAACAttacatgtaaaataatattcaatacaaCTAAAttcctctttttttttttcaatatgtaTTGAAATTTACACAAACAGCCACAGATAGTATGAAGTCTTGGTACCCTATTGTTCAGCATAGCAATATCATTTGTGCTCACTCTCACATTTCAATAACTGGAATTGATAttgagaaatatatatttttttgagattGTGCTCTTTCATAAGCTGTCGGAGCACTTGCCAATACTGGTGTGCAATTTGTTTACTATTCCAAGTCTCAGTGTCATTGTTCAATTCCATGGATTCAACACGTGTGAATTGCCTGGTCCGATGTGGCAGAGTGAACAAATAATGCAAGGGAACAAaccaaacaataaaaaaatgctaaTGTCAGAATAACATATATCTTATAATGCAAAGGAACAAACCTTAGAATATATAGTTATTCTTCAATAAATGCAGTAGATGGAAAGGTTAGTTGTTTTAGTTTCTTGttacaaattttcaaaacaattaaaattctATTCAAATAGTACTAAAAAAGGAAGAGGGAGGATAGCATTAAAATAATGCTTATAAGATTGTACATTGCATCATTAGCTAATATAGCACTAAAATTATCTCTATTTATCTGTATAtacaaaattatcaaaatttaaactatgatggcaatatgTGACCGAAATGCACATGTAATTTTATATCACTTACATTAAAAGGCACAAGCATAAATCATACATCAGAATTCAGAACCTTCACCCTTTCAAGATAAGAACATTACCCAGATATTATTTATAGCAATTTAAACTGCCTATGTCACAAAGCTGTTCtgcataaaacaaaacaatgattGAATGCATATTGTAGTGAAAAGAAAAATGCATAAATCCTCAATAATATCTCTAGTAACTTGACCTACTGTTAGTGCTTGACGAATTATACCTGATGAAACACCTCTCAGAAGCATTAACACATTGGCAATGTTGGATTGCTTTTGTACAggataaatatacattttagtaCTAACATACACTAGTATTggtatgaaaaaataaatattttcaaatgataCCAAGGATAAACCATACAACAGTTGGGTAAACATAGATATTAATACAATGTCATACTTGTTAGTAATAGCTttttccaaaaattgttttttatgtgAAGGTTCGGCCGTAGATGTTAACAAACATGTCAATTCACTTATTTCTTGTTGATCTCCTGTATAATCTTCGGGTTCAGATAGGAAACATCCGGAAtatgtagtgtttgttccattGCTAATAGATTGCTTACTATTGGATTCCGAAGGAACTAAATCTCGATAGATTGGTATATCCGAATTTGTTGGAGATTCTGAAAATACAATGTGTTGTCTCACTGAGagtcattattttataaacgtTATTCAACAATAagtaaacaaacatttatataccTAAGCAAGCATCATCGCTAGGTTTCCCTGATATCTGTTGGAGTCTATTATGAGAATTTTCCAATATTTTTCTTCTACGAGCTTCACGACGTGCTAAAGCTGCATCAGccatattatcaaaataaagtaTTTCCGTAAACTGACATTGACATTAGTAATAAACAGggttgacatttatttttcttctcTTAGTGCAGTTTTTGGCGTAAAGTGTTCAGTAGATCATGTTTTCTTGAGTTTACGTGTTCAACAGCaaaacaaagcgtgcgagagtgAAGAATATCGTTGagcaagagcccgtggaccccagacctacgccattatataaaagctgaaagtttgtcagcgcatgctcccaacacaggcAAGAACGATGGTCCATTATGGAATTTGgtttggcaggtaaacggtaaaggtgtgtaaaataccgatgttaatacatcaaagaataaagtgcgatttttcggtattaccttcagaatattattaaaaatcacgttattcattgccagaTATTTACCATcccccttgccagacacccttaatgttcactaaattataattttacttacgtcattgtataaaagctgatttttatatataatacttagaCAATGTTTCCCCATTACCACTTGATAgttccaaccccttgccagacgtggctttggcaggtaaactgttctaaaggtgtgtaaaatactgatctaaatacatcaaagaataaagtgcgatttttcagtattaccttcagaatattattaaaaatcacgttattcattgacAGACACTTCATATTGGCGGCAACCGATTACCGAACACCCTTAATGTTTATGAAATTATacctatacttataaaaaatacctagggcgtagtatttttaataatcattacagaaaaaatttaaaataaacttcaaCTTATTGTATATCGATTACAACTCCCTTTACAGAAAGCTAATTATCGATAGAAGATGTCCATACCCTACGCCGTACGAAGTTTGACCTTGCCTCTGAATAGCGCCTCCCGCGACCGTCAAAGAGATGGCGCCGGCACGTGTACTACGAAAAAAGAAAAGCCGCCAGTGTCTTGACACGTGTATATAATAgactaaacacatggtcggattggTACGGCCAGACCATAGGACGATCTGGTGGGCATGGGTGGACGCCTCGCGCTAATTGGTCCGCAGTCGTACTCAGTACGgtcggacggtaataataataacaattttgtgcgatggacaatgcgacataccatcgattATGGTCTGGTGCCAGACCGCATCcgctataaatattataaattaatacaaataatgactatttttaaggttttcttttgttaattttaagataGACCTAAGCCATGTCTAACGAGTCTAAACTAGGGATACGTTTAAGTTATCTCAAAGAAGAAAACAATTTacataatgaatattttttcatagttTTGCTTTGCGTTGTGTAGTAGTTTCGGTTTCGACAGTCTTTGGTATTCGTTTTACAGATGTTGCAATAAATGTTTATGAAGACGTAGGCGTGGGtcctgaatctgaaattataacagaatgCATATTAACAGAAATTAGTTAACCCTAATTTAtagactttaaatattttttgcacatattatacaatataatataataaaaggaatttaaaggttaataaacttataaacatatataccataaaaataaatttgataataatcataaattataaattgata
The Leptidea sinapis chromosome 9, ilLepSina1.1, whole genome shotgun sequence DNA segment above includes these coding regions:
- the LOC126966014 gene encoding uncharacterized protein LOC126966014, with product MADAALARREARRRKILENSHNRLQQISGKPSDDACLESPTNSDIPIYRDLVPSESNSKQSISNGTNTTYSGCFLSEPEDYTGDQQEISELTCLLTSTAEPSHKKQFLEKAITNKYDIVLISMFTQLLYGLSLVSFENIYFFIPILVYVSTKMYIYPVQKQSNIANVLMLLRGVSSGIIRQALTVGQVTRDIIEDLCIFLFTTICIQSLFCFMQNSFVT